Part of the Anopheles coluzzii chromosome 3, AcolN3, whole genome shotgun sequence genome is shown below.
TTCCGTTTTCCTCCCCTTGCAGGCAAGATGTGCACGATAATGAACGCTTTTGTCGACGGCAGCGGGACACAAACAGGTTCAGATAATTGAAAGCAgacaaaatatcaaacattttatttagtCACTTGTACACCATCAGTAAGATAGCGCGGATGACAAGGATGACACTCTGAGGATGAGTTCGAGCAAAGTATGCACTTTCGGCAAGACACTGATGGTTTCGAAACACGCAAAATCTACCCCCTTCGTGGCTTAAAAGTCTTTCGGCTTCTCGACGATTGGCGGTGGCGCATCGAAGAAGACGTTCGATTCGCGCCGCTTGGCCCGATACGCGCGCAGTATGGTGAACGGTCGTATCGAGCAGAAGTAAATCAGCTCGGCCAAGCTCAGCAAACTCACGCCCATGAACAGCCCCAGCAGCCCGCCACAGTTGGCCAGAAAATCGGTCACACCGTACAGCTCGCTCCGCTTCGACGTGATAAACTGTGCCTCCTTGAAGTAGATCGTCAGCCGGGCAAACTGTGCCCCGTCCTGCTCGCCAAGCGACTGGCGGAACGCGGAGAACAGGCTCTTCCAGTCGAGATCGGCCTGCGAGATTTCCGCATCGTACTGTACGGACGTACAGGCCGGCAGACAGTTGCACTTGGCGCGATAGTCGCGCGATTTGTCCACGATGAACTTGACGTCCtcctcgagcagctcgtcctCCGCATCGTTGTAGCAGTCGATCTTGCTCGCGCCGCACACCTCCGTCCGGTCGTCCCGGGGCATCGAGAACTTGACGCAGCCGCACTTGCGCAGCGTGTAGTTGGTGGTGCACTCCAGCTCACAGTTTTGCTGCGTGTACACCTTGAAGTATTTGAGGTGGCGCTCGTGGTTGAAGAAGCACTGTCGCCTGAAAATGGCATGAAGGTTAGCTTCCCATCGGTACTGCGCTATTGTTAGGTGCACCTTTCCGGGGTGTAGTCGCGCAGCCCATCGGAGGTGGTAATCATCTGCGGTTTGACCGATATGATTACTTCCTGGTGGAGCGGGACGCGATAGTACTGCTTCGACACCTGCGGATACTCGCTGGACGTGTGGAGCAATATTTTAAATCCTTGCACAGGGCCctaaaatacaacaaaaagccttttgattttgaacatcacATCACAGCTGCTTACTGTTTCTTACACGACAAATAAAATCCGTATCCCGCTCGTACAGATTTAACAGCACGTACAGTCCTGCCCGTGCACCGGCACCCAGTACTCGCACCGGATACGTATCGAGATCGGTATTCTCTGCATAGCCCTTCTCTAGCGACCACAGCGGAGACTGTCGCTTCTCCGAGATGTACTCATAGTCACTGTGCAGCTCGTCCAACCTTAACATTTCCCCCGCAGACTGGGAGTTGAACGTGAAACAGATCCCTTCCTCGGTGATCGTTTCCGTGAAGAACTCGCTGCACAGCCCCGCATCGTTGCGCCATTTGCAGAAGAACAGTGCCGACTCGAGCGGCATCGACACATTCTTCAGCAGATCCACGCAGGCCGGATCGGTCGTTTGATTCAAGCTGACGCCACGAAGAATGTGCGCATCGCACACCTGGGCAACGGCACGGAAGCGATCGTAACTAAAATCGACACAAAAACGCAACAGAAAAGCATCACTCTCAGCACATCGAAGCAcatcgaacacacacacacacgacacagATGTTGGGATAGTAATGTGAACTTTACGTTTCGTTGGCCATCTCGTCGCGCCAGGTATCGTTCATCTGAAAGTATACCTGCGAGAAGTTAAGGTACTCGCTGCGGGCCTTCGTTTCCGGGCAGATCGTGACGGCGGGGAATGGGATCTGCCACACCGGGGTGGACTTTTCCGCGAAGCTCACAATCACCGGCGTCTGTTCCCACTTGCGGTAAATGTTCTGGATCAGCCGGCCGCACCCGTACACCGACAGCAGGAACGTCGCGATCCACCATATCCTGCAAGAGCGAAACAATTAACACGCATACACTGCcttctcgcgcacacacagttACACCCATTGCGCCACATACTTCTCGAacagggttcgtcgcttgcagCCAAAGTACTTGATGCCGTGCACGGTACTGTTGGAGCAGTACTCCAGAAACAAACTCTTGATGCCGCGCGTGAAGTTGCGCTTATCCCACGCGTTGATGGCTTTCAGCTCGAAATTGCTCACCGACCGCGAATCCATCCCGACCGACAAGCGCACCACGAATGATAAGCCCAGCCGTACCGACACGGTCCTATTTATACTATCACCGGCACCGGCATCATAATACCCGAAACACTCCTCGTCCTCTCCGCCCACGGTGACAGCCCACGTGTGCTGCTGCAGAGCAGCCGGGAGGCGGCTAACCGAGTTGTCACGCCAAATTCCCCAAGCTGACTAACACACCTTAAACGCGCGCGCGAAACCATTCGACCCAGTGAGATCATGTCGCGCGCTACTGTAGGTGTAAAGCAACGAGCTACCGTCAAGTAGCGGGAATGGGCGGGCTGCAAGGGTTTGATGGGATCCTGGAACACAAACCACAGGGGAAACGATCCCGCTGTCTTCACCTGCAACGACATGAACGCGTCGGGGTGTGTATCCTTTAGCTCCGCCAGGCACGGCTGTGCTGGAGTTGCCACCTGCTGAGTGTGTCCTGTGAGAGTCAAATTTAGAGCACGCTCAAAACGCACAAACCCATTACAAGCGCCATCTATACATTATTCATTGAAAACGGGTAGACACTGCAGCGGAGAAttacacattttaaaacaattttcccTTCATTACACTGCCCCATAATGCCTTTGCAAGCGTTTTAACAAAAGCGTTCAGTGCATCAACGGTGCCGTGTGCGTACATTTTGCGGCACTTTAGTCAATTAATCATCACTCTTGCGTTGTTGACAGACAGCGAAAGCAGAAGAAAACCGAAAggccaaaaccaaaacaacaaccagaAGAAACACACAGAACAAATAAAACGAACAGTTGACAGCTGGACAAAGCAGATCTGTCACAGTGCGAATAGAGAGTGCGAACGTTCAATAAATCAACCGCTTGGGCATTTACCACGGTGCACTCTTTCTCTCGGTTTCTGGCCCGTTTTTGGCAGCAAAcgctctctcttcctcttgctctctctctctctccgatCTCACCCATTTCGCTTTATTAGCAATAttcatcaaaaataaaaccgtTTGTCGAAATACTGGCGAGTGACGGTGTGCCGACGAGGatgatttatttgattgaTAAATTGTACGCATTTCGGCGTTACTTCTGTTTCGTTGGCGAGTGGCCGTGCGATGTCGTTCGTGTTCGTGTGTACACGCCAACCAAACATAACGGTGTGTCCAACACATCCAATGCATTAATTTGGAAGGCCGAATGGTTTGtgcgcattttgtttttgtgttgttttgttccatCTCACGTTCAGCTAAGTGAAACCGAGGCGTGTCACACTCGAGGGAAATCGTACTCTAAACGGAAGCCAATGACCGCCCGTTGTGGCATGTGAATGGTAATTTATTCACCTTCACAAACGGACATTTAATTGAGCACGGGATGATGTACGCTTTAAAGTTGAATTTTTATTACCAACCAGGAATTAGTTGAGCGCAGACAAAGGTTAGCAGCCAAAGTGATAGCAAAGCTTTAAtagagtgtgtttgttgtgcgaGTTGCATACATTTGGACGTATAGCAGGAATATCATCAACATGTTATGCTACTTGTAAAAAATGAttatcttttttgtatttttgcttGGTAAGCCACTTTTTAAAAAGGCTGTCATTTGGGTGGTTTCCAAACCGATACTGaggttttccattttccggtGCAAAAATACCAATCGTCGTACCGCTCACAGGAACCGACACGTAGAAAGATCGATTGAAACTCGTCTGGGTTCGATGGCAGGCGGCTCGTAACATGGTTTACCTTTCAAGCCATCACATTTTTCAGCTGCACTGAACCCATCCCAGGTCCACAAGTTCATGGGAAACTGCTCCAATCAAACGTATCGTACCACCACCGGGCGAAGGTCACACGGGCCTACTTCACCGGTTGCACACCGGTGGCACAGTGTGGCGAATGGGAATGGCAAATAAAAAGGATCCTcaatgaaaatcaaatattacaTTGCTTCCGCTCCGTGCTTTGGTGTGTGCCGGGGTTGTTACTGCTACACTGCTGTGctgggtttttttctgctacGTTCAGTATTTTGCCTTACGTTagccattttatttttcttgaagGTCTTGTGCCGGTTTTGCCTGTGTTTGAAAACCGAAATTCTATGGCTGCTACgaatgctgctgctccagTGTTCTAGTTTTCGTCCCTTCGTTGATTAAGAAAATGTCACCGAGCTACTAACGAGTAGCAAGCAAGGTTGGTGGACGAAAGTGGATTTGggttgtgtttgtgcaaaTGAAAGAACTGACGAAAGATGATGTTCACTACcgaggacgatgatgatgctgatgatgaaggAAAAAACAGCAAGTGGACGGTCATGCTATTTGCTCTTCCCGTTACTCACAGTAATGGTGGAAGGAGATGTGTTTAAATTATGTACATATACATACATGAGACGAAGCTATACTACTATCGCCACCGTCTTTGGGGAGGCTTAACCCACATGCAACGAATGTTTGATgagttgaaatttaatttccacCTCTTGAATCACAGCACAGTTATTCATTCCCAACCGGTTGCATCTGTTTGCTTTAATAATTTCAGTTCAATGAATTTTTGGGAAAGCCTAGACTACCACATCCGGTTGGTAATCTGCCGTTTCTGtaccaaaaaaagagaaaactaAAAGAGCAAAACCTAAGAATTTTTCTGTGTAATAGAATCTTTAATTTGATTTGTAACCACTGTAAATTTCTTGGTTTTTGCTTTAGAGAACCCTTCAAGAATTGTCGCTTTTTCAACAGATGGTTTCAACAACCGTTCAAGATTCAACAAATTGATATTACTGCGTTGGCTTGCTGCCGGTACTACTGCCACGAAGCGCCCCATCCAACATGGGCACTGACTGTACCCGTGTTTGAGCATAATTTTAATATCATGAAACACAAACCTTCACACAAGAAGGGCATCCTGGAAATGGCCATCCACGAGTGGAAATGCAAACGAAATGGAATAAatattctttccttttttgttggtcttgctgatgctgatgctgctttTGTTTCCCATCGCGGATGGTTGCGTTGATGCGATGCGAGGGGAGCGAAATTCTTGGGGCGTTCTTTGGCAAACCAAAACACCGAGCGAAACGGTCGCACAGAAATGCAACCGTGCGTCTGTCGGTGGACGCTGCCCACTGCTGTCCATCGTTTTTGGACCAGTGGATAAAGGAAcaacttttgttttatttctcccGGTGCTTCTTACGGCTTTCTAGGTGTGTTTTCCGCTCCGCTGCTCACACTAGCCACACGGCAGGAGGAGACGACAAGTGGGGTGGATTGGGGATGAGAAAAAATTATTAATGGAAGTTGAAATTAGATTTATCTCCTTACCGTGGCACCCAGCAACGGTGCCACCTTCACCAGTGCGGGCAGTTTGGGACGGTGAAACCATAATCACTTGTTATTATCATCGTCAGGCGTATTGCATTAGTTGGAGAAGCGAAGTTTGGAGCAGTGAAGAGAGTAAGAGTGGTTTTATGTCCAGGCGCACGCGGGCGCGTGTGAAATAAAACATCGCTAGGGATGGGATTTCTCACTTGGAAGCGCTCACTTTCTTTCTGCATTACGATTACGGTCTACAGTGACCAGAAAAGgtattaatatttaataaaatagaaatagaCCTCCTACACGGCTTagtctagtttttttttttttttgataccTGCGCTTGACGGAAAGTAATCACTTAGAGCAAACGCCGCTCAATGAAGGCTACCTTCGCTCTCAGCACATGTTTTAATTTCAACTCCTCTAAATACATTCAATCTTGAACACATAACTGAAACTCAAAGTGATAAAGAGGCTTAAATTTaacctgttaaaataaattcacTTGCAAAAACTCAAACAAGTACCAATCCGCACAAATAACGCgtaatggagacgcctggtcaCTCACATGGCCGACACGATGGAGCAGCATGATCGCTCACACCACCGGCTTTGATGGAGCCGCCTGATCGCTCACGCTCCCATCTCGATGGAGCCGCCTGGTCACTGAAAGGGAAACAGCCAAATTTAAGCGAAAATTTCGGTTGTTTCATTGCAAACAGACACCTTTTCCATCGTGGTCGTTGCGAAACTCAATCAATGGTGCTGTCACGCCTTCCCCAGCTGCTGCCGTCGCTCATTATTGTGCCAGTGTGCGCGTGGTTGCTGTTAAAAAGAGAATACACATCAACCCACACGCCACCATTTAACGTTCTTTTCTCTTTATACATCTGCATTATGGTTGGTTGCGAAGCATAGGAGAAGAACTCCAccaaacaacataaaacaaaattgaaggACGAGGGcgaaaaaagacaaaaagaaTCACTACAAAATGGTTAACAAATTACCCTTTTACCCATAAAAATCCACTTTGTTACCGGTGGTTTTCAAATTAtcgagtagcagcagcagcagcagcagcatcagtgcCACTTGTTTGTCtttatgcctttttttgcGTGCCCGTGTTTGTTGTAAGCACCGCATAGCAATACATTACATTCTCATCATGCAAAAACTGATTAATGCTTTCAACGTCGCGAGaaagccgccgccgccgcttccACTTTGACGCTCCTGCGTAGCAGCGAGGACAAAAGCaaacgcaaaataaaaacaatgccTCCAGCAGCCtcactcaacacacacacatacacggatGGATGGCATGCAAATGTGGGGTGAGAAAATTAGTATCGAAAACTTTTTTCCCCACTTTTTACTACCTTTGTAAATTGTTTCATCCACCGTTCGCTGAAAAGTGCGCCACTTTTTTGCCATTGACCGTTCTGCCCGCCTGTCGGTGCCCTGAACGCACTAGAGTGAGCCGAAAAAACGCCTCCGGGTTTGTGTTGGGTGTGCGCGTATGTTTTTGAAATGAACTTTTAAGCTACCCACTCCGGGTGGCTGGGTCAATAACTTGATGAATGAATGGGCTTAACATTAATATTGATAAGCCTTCTGCTTTCGAAAGGTACAGCACAAAGTGTAAAGTGAACCCGGGTGACGGGTTGCGAAACTCCGGCAGTCAGTCAGCGTACTGACCAGCAGCAGGGGCGGCAtaatttgcattatttttgtcAATTGTCTGCGAGTTTTTCGTTTTGCATATCTCTTAAACaaaaagcagaacaaaaatgtagaaacaaaaacaatttgaaAAGCGTTTAAAAATGTCTACTTAGAGTCAAGAGCTGTGTTGAGGAATGACTTATACTTTGCACTGGCTGCTCTATACAGTTTAATCATCAGCAAGAGTTGTACTGCTCTTCGTAATTGCTCAACGTTACGTTCCACTTGTGACATATTGCTTTTCTATTTACTTCAAACTTCAAACACAGCTCTGCTTGATTCTTTCCGTTCCGATCCGTTCCGTAAAAAGTTTAGATTTGTTCCGGATTTATTACACACTCACTCGCTTTATTCATCTTTGCAAAATACTTCTCCCGGAAGGCATAACGAGAAAAGAAAAGTTGTTTGCGCGCTAATTTCGACTCCACTTGCCCTGCTCGGTGCCAACCCGAGCACCCGTGCGCTCCGGTGCGTTCCAGCACACTTTAATCGAAGGCATCAGGCACCAGCGGGCCGGCGAATCGTGCGCTGCAGCGTCTGTTTGCAACAGCAACGGCACTAAATTTAACTTCCACTCGTTAATTGGTACCAACGGCTTCGAGTTTCGTAGCAACGGCGCAACCAGAACCGGGATCGGGCAGCCGGGAAAACGCATACCGACGGCCCTGGCTGGTACGCTCCGAACCGAAGTAATAATAACAGTAATAAACCAAGTTGCGAACAATTGCGAAACTTCATTCGGCTGTTAAATTTATCGTCTTTCCGGCTCGTTCCTTGACTGGTGCTTAATGCCCTTCACCGAGCGAGTTCGGCGTTTGCTGCAATTTGGAGctgcttacacacacacacgcttgcaTCGTGAATGGGAGGCATCGGGCGGGCAGTACATGTACATGGCGGcagagcaacagcaacaacaaaccgaACCTAAAACGCAGCCAAAACGATCAGTTGGTAATAATTATTGCAAATCATTTCCACGAATCGACTTCCATTTCCGGCGGGGAGAGGGGGGGAACTAGTTAAACAacagagcgaaagaaaacgcATTCAGAATTTATTGACAACGTTTGGTGCGACTGTTAAAAAAAGGGcgagagaacaaaaaaccccacgccacacacacacaaccacaacctGCTTCAGCGTAAGCAGCGACTCGCATGATACAATCGAGGTCAGTACAATGCACTTAAATAAAGTGTTTTATTTCCACTCgctgctgtttttgtttcgatgaCCTGCCATCTATGCTGCAACCCCTGCTGCCTTGTGGCCGGGACACACTGCAGCTACAGCGGCGAACGccattttattgccatctcATTCGGCAATTTTTATTCACCGTGCAGGCTGGGAAAGGATGCAAGACAAAAACTGCCCCCGGCCTGGCGGTAGTGAAaggcgaaaaagaaaagctttgGCCACTTAAAGCTAATGTGTTttcaatttacatttcaatttaACACGACCCGCGGTAAAGCATTACAATCGTTAACCTCCAGCGCTGACCCGTCCCCGGTTGTATGGCTTTCTCTGGATCTCTGTGTATCAGTGTGCATAAGTGCCGAGTTCGTGATGGTTATCTGATTTAAATGGGAAATAAAGAGTGCAAATTGGAAAGTGGTTTAGTAAAATGGTGCCATTCCTTACAATGCCAACGCTTTTTTCGTTCTAGCCCATTGGAATGGTTCGGATAGCTGGTAACTACCAACACTACAAACCACTGAAAACTACAACAGTGCCCACTGACTCATCCTCTGGCACGTACTGACCATTTAAAGTGGTTCGATTTTTATTTCGTTCCTCCTCAACAACGTCTTGCTTTTGCTCTTCTGTTATGCACTGAAAGACGAAAACCGACCTCCAAACAAGCAAATGGTCTGCACCATCAATCAATTCCCTTCAGTATCGTTAGTTTGTCACGTTTTTGATGTATCGTGTCGTCTGGCCAGACTGCTGAAGCAAATCAAATTGACACCACAATGAAGCGTTCGTTCGATTGttcgtttgtatgtgtgtgagagtgatTTTTAAATCGTATAATGTGCAAATTATTTGCTGACAGGGTTGCAAACGAATGTCTCACTTGTTGGTCGCGCCTGAATGTCTGCTACACCGCAGCGCACTGAGGTGTCAATTCGCGCTGACGTCTGCTTTACAGCGTGACAAATACGCTCAGTAATGCAATTTTGTCATGCAATTTAGCTGACGCGAGGCGATTTTATAATGCAACCCGAAGTGCACAACTCGCACGGGTTAAAACATTTGATTGTGATTGGATTTTCTGTTCGCTTTCGACCCCAAAATACCTCGAAAACCCGCTCTCCGGCATACCCTTTCCGgtagagcagcagcaaagtaTGTGGAATTTGCAAACGGTGAGTTGAAAATTTCACCATATTCCACATAGCATTACTTCACCGCCATTAAAACCGTGCCCGCGCTAAATCTCACCCCCATGCCTGCCAATCGGAACAAGAGGCACGTCAACGACAAAgtgcaaaacatattttcggTGCCGAAGAATTCCATCGGCTCGGTCGTTTCGCCTCGGTCACCAGCGTGTGTACCGGCGACGTGCGGTGGGCGCACCGTTTTACGGACAACGGAGAACGGTGGGAATGAAATAATCTGCCCGAATCCGTAGCCCCAAAAACCGTTGAGCCAAATCCGTGAAGATTGATATTGGCGGATTAGTTTTCTTTCGGGACGGGGTTAAAAAATGTACCACCCTGTTTGGCCATTTCCCGCACCAAGTTTAAAGCAATATAAATGAGTCTTTACAACGTACAAATGTTGCCAAATTAATTGTAATCAGTTGTGTCTTTTGACTTTTTGCGCAAACTTCAAGTCTCCAAGGTAAAGCAACATCAAAAGTAACATTTCCAGCTGCAAACACCACCCAAACATGCACACCTAAAACGGTCTAAACTTTATCACAATTTGTATCTGGCGGCGTTTGCCGTTATGATACAAAATCTGTCACTGTCCTTTCCATGGAGGCGGACGGAGGTTTCTTTACTCTTTATTATGATGTAGACATTTCCGATACGACACCACACTGTACAGTTACTGGGCGTGTGGATGCTGTGCCCGGATGACACGTCCTCCTTGGACATGCTGTGAAAATGCAATATCTTTGGATTTTATACATCCCGCCGGTGGGAGCATAAATCCGAACGAGTGCACACTGGAAAAGGGCGAAGGAAAGCAAGGGCCCCAACGCAGAAAAAACATCATCCTTCAGCCTTCTTTATTAGTTATTTGAGTTGTGTTTATATCCATCCAGCACATCTTGGGTTTGGGCTTAGCATCTTGGcaccctttttttctgctccctccctccctgtTTCTCCACGGCCAAACACTCACTGACCGCTGTAAAGCCCGCACGGTCGCGCTGCTTCCTTCCCGCTTTGCTCGTGATTCGCCATTCGTTCATTCATTTGCGAGAAGAAATGGACGTCTTTTTATGGATTTTCATCGCTCGTACCACCACCCTCGGACGCTTGCCACCCCACCGGCCCCATGGTTGTTCGGTTTGACGGGACCCCAAATCCATCTTCAAGCACCAGCGCCCAGCCCTCGGAAAAGTGGCTCGAGCTTTGCCAGGACGAGGGGCGAAGAATATTCGTGAGCCGTGTGCGCTTCTTTgcgtttgcttgcttgcctgTGCGGAGCGAGTTGGTATCTTGAGCGCTTCAAAGCCACCCGTCGCCAGCCGACCGTCGAGGTGAAAACTTGTTGAATGGGAAATGGACGGACGGATATCTTTTCCGGAGTgtacgttgtttttttttttttgttcgttcttTTTACTTCTCAAGACGCGGCGCGGTAAAACTTGAAAGCGCCAAcatctttttctttctgcgtgtgtttgtttgtagtcttccttttctttccctcctctccttTTCCTCTCCTCCCGAGAAAGCACGCTCTGAAAGTCCTCCAAAGCTTGCAAGGCTTTCTGGCGCCTTTTGAgtatggaggcgcctggttttttgtgtggcgcCCGTTGCGAGGATTTATTTACCGGCACCAGGAAACGACCGGGAAAGCATTCGGGAAGCTGTTCGGTTTCGTTTAGACCTTTTCAATTTATCCGCACTGGTTTGGGGATCTTCTCGTATTTTCCTCCCCTCTTCGttggttgttttatttcgctCGAGGAACAAGATTTCCTTTATGCTTCCTGATGTATTTTTTGGAATacatacaacacaaaaaaactccaccaGCTTTTTCCACCAAATCAAGCTGCTCTCGGTTACAGAAGGAATGTCATTGTTTTTTGCTGACACGGCCGTATCTTGCAAGAAGCAGTCACCGTTCAGCTCGGATGATGGCGGTGTACAGCACGGACGGTACAAAGTGTAGACCAGCAGCGTTACAGCAAAGGCAAACTGTGTGGAGGtaattacggccatgttttgtttcaattaaaaaccaTGATGAACGTTTGCAAACACTCAATCGACGCACCAAaacgacacgcacacacacacacacactttactCGCGTTTTCCTAAGCAAACAGAGGGAGGCAACTTACGGGCTGAGTATTtgcaaaactgctcgaacacTGCTCGACATTTTGGGCCAGTTTTCCTTTGCTCcaaaaatattcttttttatttccatttctcGTAAGGGATGGAATTTTGGGACCAGCAATCCCGGCAGCTCTGCCACGCACCTTAACCACTCTGTAAGACCTGTAAGCGTGTGGCATTTTCGCTCGCAAACCTGTGCTGCTGTGCAGTGGCGCTGGAATGCCCGCTGGCTGGTTTGCCGGGCCGAGTTCGCTAAAACATTCGCAGCCAAAATGTGCCCTGGGAGTGTGCCATCGCTCGCAACGCTTTCCCGGCCATGCCTGTTCTAATGTTCGCCCCGCCGCACTCCGCACCAGCCCCAGTGTGCGGTGTCACGTCAGCCGGATGGGTAATCCAGAAATTCCTGATAGGCAAGATTGAATAAAACATGCAACTTGAAGAGTTGACATTCGCTATCTCCTGTCTGCCACGCTCTACctctcgcactctctctctcgctctgtttggCCAGCCCCTCATGCAGCGTTCCAGTGAGGCAGGAGGTCAAAAGGATTTTGCAAAACCGGGCCCCCGGTTTTCCAGCGAAGCTtctcttcacacacacacacattaccgCCACATTCCAGCGCAAGGAGTGACTTGATGGTGGTACCGTATCCTCGGAAATTCCGTGGATTTTACGCTGCGTTTCCGTTCTCCATCGTCACATTGCGCGGGTTCCCCAAAGGGATGAGGCAGGCCCGCCACCGGCTAGAGCACGCGAAAGGATTATAGCTAACGAAGTGGAAGATTCCAACCTTCCAAGGAAAGGCACTCAACCTGCCGTGGAGAGGGTGAAAAAAAAGGCAGGCAAACCCCGTTACGCTGCCGAAAGTAGCTTAAACCGTTGTTTCTCGCGCACGGGTTTGTTTTCCCGTTCCGGAACCACGGAATGATAAGAGTCACAGTCAGCCAAGAGTCCTGCAGCACATTCGTATGCAGAATATTGTTGTCTGTTTATCATTTCGATGTCATTTCCTGGGAGATATACATTCCACGGTCTGATCTGTACCACAGACGCCGTTGGGCAACTCTCGCGTGGccttttggtggtggtgaaaatcTCCATTTTCAAACTGCCTCGGCCGAGAGCGGAGGGTTGAAAAACGAACCGCCGAGAAAAGTGCACGGTGAAGTTTTGCCAAAAGAAAGCCAACGAAAGCACATCGAACGATGCTCTGCTGTCACAATATGTTCCCGCTGCTACGTTTTCGAACTGTTGCTAGAACGGCCGACCATATTGAAGATTGCCAAAGTGTTCTTC
Proteins encoded:
- the LOC120954833 gene encoding pickpocket protein 28-like — its product is MDSRSVSNFELKAINAWDKRNFTRGIKSLFLEYCSNSTVHGIKYFGCKRRTLFEKIWWIATFLLSVYGCGRLIQNIYRKWEQTPVIVSFAEKSTPVWQIPFPAVTICPETKARSEYLNFSQVYFQMNDTWRDEMANETYDRFRAVAQVCDAHILRGVSLNQTTDPACVDLLKNVSMPLESALFFCKWRNDAGLCSEFFTETITEEGICFTFNSQSAGEMLRLDELHSDYEYISEKRQSPLWSLEKGYAENTDLDTYPVRVLGAGARAGLYVLLNLYERDTDFICRGPVQGFKILLHTSSEYPQVSKQYYRVPLHQEVIISVKPQMITTSDGLRDYTPERRQCFFNHERHLKYFKVYTQQNCELECTTNYTLRKCGCVKFSMPRDDRTEVCGASKIDCYNDAEDELLEEDVKFIVDKSRDYRAKCNCLPACTSVQYDAEISQADLDWKSLFSAFRQSLGEQDGAQFARLTIYFKEAQFITSKRSELYGVTDFLANCGGLLGLFMGVSLLSLAELIYFCSIRPFTILRAYRAKRRESNVFFDAPPPIVEKPKDF